The following are encoded in a window of Aquipuribacter sp. SD81 genomic DNA:
- a CDS encoding very short patch repair endonuclease has protein sequence MVPFRLGDPPQPPLLVMVIAQSLANTCHREKATRRRMWMECCHVACGHDVRTVLHEDRRMDPCPPRTVPQAVPAHPGGAAEHVSRRMSGLRRRDTRPELELRRLLHAQGLRYRVAYPIPGQRRRTIDIAFTRRRLAVFVDGCFWHGCPAHGTRPGGSNSAWWATKIAANQARDADSTRVLRDLGWDVLRVWEHEAPEHAAGLVVAALTGRSPVVRPRQD, from the coding sequence ATGGTGCCGTTCCGACTGGGCGACCCACCGCAGCCCCCTCTCCTCGTTATGGTGATAGCTCAGAGCTTAGCTAACACCTGCCACCGTGAGAAGGCGACGCGGCGGCGGATGTGGATGGAGTGCTGCCACGTCGCCTGTGGACACGACGTCCGCACGGTGCTCCACGAGGATCGACGCATGGACCCTTGCCCACCACGGACGGTGCCACAAGCCGTCCCCGCCCACCCCGGCGGGGCAGCCGAGCACGTCTCGCGTCGGATGAGCGGACTGAGGCGCAGGGACACCCGTCCCGAGCTGGAGCTCCGGCGGCTGCTCCACGCCCAGGGGCTGCGGTACCGCGTCGCCTACCCGATCCCGGGTCAGCGGCGGCGCACGATCGACATCGCCTTCACGCGCAGGCGTCTTGCTGTCTTCGTCGACGGGTGCTTCTGGCACGGCTGCCCCGCGCACGGGACCCGCCCGGGTGGCAGCAACAGCGCGTGGTGGGCCACCAAGATCGCCGCCAACCAAGCGCGGGACGCCGATTCGACCCGGGTCCTGCGCGACCTCGGGTGGGACGTCCTGAGGGTGTGGGAGCACGAGGCCCCGGAACACGCCGCAGGGCTCGTAGTCGCCGCCCTCACTGGCAGGTCCCCAGTCGTTCGGCCGCGCCAGGACTGA
- a CDS encoding DNA cytosine methyltransferase, with amino-acid sequence MGRPVGTAPSVVRPASGGRESAPFTFVDLFAGIGGFHAALSALGGRCVYASEIDLAAARVYERNWGLAPAGDIVEATEQRMDVPEHDVLVAGFPCQPFSKSGMQRGMDEARGTLFWNILRVVEERSPSVVLLENVRNLAGPRHRHEWHVIIKSLRQLGYRVSSAPAVFSPHLLPPDQGGRPQVRERVFIAATRVEDLDDAWTDMPPVVTPRAEGWDPSVWDIEDYLDPEGSTVTPATRMTAAEVRWVSAWDDFVQSLRRAGELRLPGFPIWADEFRLPEDLVVSMVTPTWKAGFLRKNAVLYARHRDVIDAWLDRWDGLEGFPPSRRKLEWQAQDATSLWDTVLHFRPSGIRAKRATYLPALVAITQTSVVASRRRRLTVREAARLQGLPEWFDFGDQRDAASFKQLGNAVNVGVVHHVLRQHVLRDADLLGTKSPLVRAAAEASPDPSALLDAHRGRGGHLEAS; translated from the coding sequence GTGGGTCGCCCAGTCGGAACGGCACCATCGGTCGTCAGGCCCGCCAGCGGAGGGCGCGAGAGCGCCCCCTTCACTTTCGTCGACCTCTTCGCCGGCATCGGCGGCTTCCACGCCGCCCTGTCGGCACTCGGCGGCAGGTGCGTCTACGCATCGGAGATCGACCTGGCCGCGGCGCGCGTGTACGAGCGCAACTGGGGTCTTGCGCCGGCGGGTGACATCGTCGAGGCGACCGAGCAGCGGATGGACGTGCCGGAGCACGATGTCCTCGTCGCAGGGTTCCCCTGCCAGCCATTCTCGAAGTCAGGCATGCAGCGGGGCATGGACGAGGCGCGCGGCACGCTCTTCTGGAACATCTTGCGGGTCGTCGAGGAGCGCAGTCCCTCTGTCGTCCTGCTGGAGAACGTCCGCAACCTCGCGGGCCCACGTCACCGGCACGAGTGGCACGTGATCATCAAGTCGTTGCGCCAGCTCGGCTACCGTGTCTCCTCGGCGCCGGCGGTCTTCTCACCGCACCTCCTCCCGCCGGACCAGGGGGGGCGCCCGCAGGTGCGCGAGCGGGTCTTCATCGCCGCGACACGGGTCGAGGACCTCGACGACGCCTGGACCGACATGCCTCCCGTCGTGACGCCTCGGGCAGAGGGTTGGGATCCCTCCGTGTGGGACATCGAGGACTACCTCGACCCTGAGGGGTCCACGGTCACGCCGGCGACCAGGATGACGGCCGCCGAGGTGCGCTGGGTGTCGGCGTGGGACGACTTCGTCCAGTCCTTGCGACGCGCGGGCGAGCTGCGGCTGCCGGGGTTCCCGATCTGGGCGGACGAGTTTCGGCTTCCTGAGGACCTCGTCGTCTCCATGGTGACGCCGACGTGGAAGGCCGGCTTCTTGCGCAAGAACGCTGTCCTGTACGCCCGCCACCGCGACGTCATCGACGCGTGGCTGGACCGCTGGGACGGTTTGGAGGGGTTCCCGCCCTCCCGTCGCAAGCTCGAGTGGCAGGCACAGGACGCGACCTCGCTGTGGGACACCGTCCTCCACTTCCGCCCCTCGGGCATCAGGGCCAAACGGGCCACCTACCTGCCGGCCCTCGTGGCGATCACGCAGACGAGCGTCGTTGCCTCGCGTCGTCGCCGGCTCACGGTTCGCGAGGCCGCGCGGCTGCAGGGTCTTCCCGAATGGTTCGACTTCGGGGACCAGCGTGACGCGGCGTCGTTCAAGCAGCTCGGGAACGCCGTCAACGTCGGGGTCGTGCACCACGTCCTGAGGCAGCACGTGCTGCGAGACGCCGACCTGCTGGGCACGAAGAGCCCCCTGGTGCGGGCCGCCGCAGAGGCGTCGCCGGACCCCAGCGCCTTGCTGGACGCACACCGAGGTCGAGGAGGGCACCTGGAGGCGTCCTGA
- a CDS encoding FHA domain-containing protein FhaB/FipA, translating to MSELTLTVLQLGLLVLLWLFVLGVVGVLRGDLYGTRVAVRQPRQAREAPARGARGQNQPAQPVPSGQPAQPQQAAPQQPAAPRQPALPRQLVVTEGSLRGTTITLGTSAITIGRAADCTLVVDDEYASGRHARISRADGQWVLEDLGSTNGTYVRKEQVQGTVPLQVRVPIRIGRTVLELRA from the coding sequence ATGAGCGAGCTCACCCTCACCGTGCTCCAGCTCGGCCTGCTGGTCCTGCTCTGGCTGTTCGTCCTCGGGGTGGTCGGCGTGCTGCGCGGCGACCTCTACGGCACGCGCGTCGCGGTGCGGCAGCCGCGGCAGGCGCGCGAGGCGCCGGCCCGCGGCGCCCGCGGCCAGAACCAGCCGGCCCAGCCCGTGCCCTCCGGGCAGCCGGCGCAGCCCCAGCAGGCCGCCCCGCAGCAGCCGGCCGCGCCCCGGCAGCCGGCCCTGCCGCGCCAGCTCGTCGTCACCGAGGGGTCGCTGCGCGGCACGACCATCACCCTCGGCACGAGCGCGATCACCATCGGGCGCGCCGCGGACTGCACCCTCGTCGTGGACGACGAGTACGCCTCGGGCCGTCACGCGCGCATCTCCCGCGCCGACGGGCAGTGGGTGCTGGAGGACCTCGGCTCGACCAACGGCACCTACGTGCGCAAGGAGCAGGTGCAGGGCACGGTCCCGCTGCAGGTGCGGGTGCCGATCCGCATCGGCCGCACCGTGCTGGAGCTGAGGGCCTAG
- a CDS encoding MFS transporter: protein MSEETGAAAPRLDLREGGQRVFAHALASTTVVAVVNATMWFAVTFWVYLETRSVLATGLIAGIFLAATSLTGVWFGSLVDHHRKKVVMQASAAASLSVYAVCLAVYLLTPPELFRDPASPVLWGFVVLLMLGVITGNLRTITMPTLVTLLVPEPVRDRANGLVGTATGVSFLVTSVISGLLVGLDGMRSVLLLGVVVLGASIVHLARVDVPEPALVRTRAGDAGHGVDLRGTLRIVRGVPGLPALIVFSCVNNVLGGAFMALMDAYGLSLVSVQVWGLLWGALSTGVIVGGLVAAKVGLGSNPVRTLLLVNVVLWTVTIVFPMRSSIVLLTAGMLVFMLLMPFAEAAEQTVLQRVVPYERQGRVFGFAQSVELAASPLTAFLVAPFTELVVIPSMTDGAAADLVGGWFGTGADRGIALVFVVSGLLGLLLTTAALLSRPYRRLSAAYAAGAAGTGPAERRGPSDGAVVEVPGPHPVAPPLPAPSGADPA from the coding sequence GTGAGCGAGGAGACCGGGGCGGCCGCACCGCGGCTCGACCTGCGCGAGGGCGGCCAGCGGGTGTTCGCCCACGCGCTCGCGAGCACGACCGTCGTGGCGGTGGTCAACGCGACCATGTGGTTCGCGGTGACGTTCTGGGTCTACCTGGAGACGCGCTCCGTGCTCGCCACCGGCCTCATCGCCGGCATCTTCCTCGCCGCGACGTCGCTGACCGGTGTGTGGTTCGGCAGCCTCGTCGACCACCACCGCAAGAAGGTCGTCATGCAGGCCTCGGCCGCGGCCTCGCTCTCCGTGTACGCGGTCTGCCTCGCCGTGTACCTGCTGACGCCGCCGGAGCTGTTCCGTGACCCGGCGAGCCCCGTGCTGTGGGGGTTCGTCGTGCTCCTCATGCTCGGCGTCATCACCGGCAACCTCCGCACCATCACCATGCCGACGCTCGTCACGCTGCTCGTGCCGGAACCGGTCCGCGACCGGGCGAACGGCCTCGTCGGCACGGCGACGGGCGTCAGCTTCCTCGTCACCTCCGTCATCAGCGGGCTGCTCGTCGGCCTCGACGGCATGCGATCGGTCCTGCTGCTCGGCGTCGTCGTGCTCGGGGCGTCGATCGTCCACCTCGCCCGGGTCGACGTCCCCGAACCCGCCCTCGTGCGGACGCGGGCCGGCGACGCCGGTCACGGCGTCGACCTGCGCGGCACGCTGCGAATCGTCCGGGGCGTGCCGGGGCTGCCCGCGCTCATCGTCTTCTCGTGCGTCAACAACGTGCTCGGCGGCGCGTTCATGGCGCTGATGGACGCATACGGGCTGTCGCTGGTCTCGGTGCAGGTGTGGGGGCTGCTGTGGGGTGCGCTCAGCACCGGCGTCATCGTCGGCGGGCTCGTTGCGGCGAAGGTCGGCCTCGGCAGCAACCCCGTGCGGACGCTGCTGCTCGTCAACGTCGTGCTGTGGACGGTGACGATCGTCTTCCCGATGCGCTCGTCCATCGTGCTGCTGACGGCCGGGATGCTCGTGTTCATGCTGCTCATGCCGTTCGCCGAGGCCGCGGAGCAGACGGTCCTGCAGCGCGTCGTGCCGTACGAGCGGCAGGGCCGGGTGTTCGGCTTCGCCCAGAGCGTCGAGCTGGCCGCGTCCCCGCTGACCGCCTTCCTCGTCGCGCCCTTCACCGAGCTCGTCGTCATCCCGTCCATGACGGACGGCGCGGCGGCCGACCTCGTCGGCGGCTGGTTCGGCACCGGCGCCGACCGTGGCATCGCCCTCGTCTTCGTCGTGTCCGGCCTGCTCGGGCTCCTGCTCACGACGGCCGCCCTGCTCAGCCGGCCCTACCGTCGGCTCAGCGCCGCCTACGCCGCCGGAGCCGCCGGCACGGGTCCGGCCGAGCGCCGTGGACCGTCGGACGGCGCCGTCGTCGAGGTGCCGGGCCCGCACCCGGTGGCGCCGCCCCTGCCGGCCCCGTCGGGCGCCGACCCGGCCTGA
- a CDS encoding PP2C family protein-serine/threonine phosphatase — protein sequence MSIALRYAARSDIGLGRYVNNQDSGYAGPHLLVVADGMGGHAGGDVASSLAVGQLAALDGEALSSSEGQTRLAQVLRRTNVALQDRVREDPDLAGMGTTVTALLRAGSRLILAHIGDSRAYLLRQGELVQVTADHTYVQSLVDAGRITAEEAENHPQRNVVMRVLTGEHGDEPDLSVREGRPGDRWLLCSDGLSGFVSHDTLHDTLAAGDPPAQTAENLVRLALRGGGQDNITVVVADVVDLDDPPSTAPQVVGAAAARTRGGPAAAAAADSPAQRAASLTRQADADDEDDDDTPLGRRWVFWAVVAVLVAGLAGSVWAAWTWSQQQYFVGVAQAQDGTEVVAVYRGLPQDLGPLRLSSVVEVTDIPLEQLPVYQRGPVSEGITASGLDDARSRAEGLRLPAPQSTSATGTGTTGTTGTGTTAATAAPEPTGGASAPGSGR from the coding sequence GTGTCCATCGCCCTCCGCTACGCCGCGCGCAGCGACATCGGCCTCGGTCGCTACGTCAACAACCAGGACTCCGGCTACGCCGGGCCGCACCTGCTCGTCGTCGCCGACGGCATGGGCGGGCACGCGGGCGGCGACGTCGCGTCGTCCCTCGCCGTCGGCCAGCTCGCCGCGCTCGACGGGGAGGCCCTCAGCAGCAGCGAGGGGCAGACCCGCCTCGCGCAGGTGCTGCGCCGCACGAACGTGGCCCTGCAGGACCGGGTGCGCGAGGACCCTGACCTCGCGGGCATGGGCACGACCGTCACGGCCCTGCTGCGGGCGGGCAGCCGGCTGATCCTCGCCCACATCGGCGACTCCCGGGCCTACCTGCTCCGCCAGGGCGAGCTCGTGCAGGTCACGGCCGACCACACGTACGTGCAGAGCCTCGTCGACGCGGGCCGCATCACGGCCGAGGAGGCCGAGAACCACCCGCAGCGCAACGTCGTCATGCGCGTGCTCACCGGCGAGCACGGCGACGAGCCCGACCTGTCCGTGCGCGAGGGCAGGCCCGGCGACCGCTGGCTGCTGTGCTCCGACGGGCTGTCCGGCTTCGTGTCCCACGACACGCTCCACGACACCCTCGCCGCCGGCGACCCGCCCGCCCAGACGGCGGAGAACCTCGTGCGCCTCGCACTGCGCGGCGGCGGCCAGGACAACATCACCGTCGTCGTCGCCGACGTCGTCGACCTCGACGACCCGCCGTCCACCGCGCCGCAGGTCGTCGGGGCGGCCGCCGCCCGCACCCGCGGCGGTCCTGCCGCGGCCGCCGCGGCGGACTCCCCGGCGCAGCGCGCGGCCTCGCTCACCCGGCAGGCCGACGCCGACGACGAGGACGACGACGACACCCCGCTCGGGCGCCGCTGGGTGTTCTGGGCGGTCGTCGCCGTGCTCGTCGCCGGGCTCGCCGGCTCGGTGTGGGCGGCGTGGACGTGGTCGCAGCAGCAGTACTTCGTCGGGGTCGCCCAGGCCCAGGACGGCACCGAGGTGGTCGCGGTGTACCGCGGGCTGCCGCAGGACCTCGGGCCGCTGCGGCTGTCCAGCGTCGTGGAGGTCACCGACATCCCCCTCGAGCAGCTGCCCGTGTACCAGCGCGGGCCCGTGAGCGAGGGCATCACCGCCTCCGGCCTCGACGACGCCCGCTCCCGCGCCGAGGGCCTGCGGCTCCCGGCGCCGCAGTCCACGAGCGCGACGGGCACGGGCACGACAGGCACGACAGGCACGGGCACGACGGCGGCGACGGCGGCCCCCGAGCCGACGGGCGGGGCCTCGGCCCCGGGGAGCGGCCGATGA
- a CDS encoding OmpA family protein has translation MSRPARRHRSGPVGAAAGATGLLGVLLLGQGAVAATSPEVAPLVARPPAVASGDGVIASVDAAAVTVDGVIAEVVPRTSSEDGALEQEGTSDFTLAGDVYFAFDSADLAPRAAGDLAAVAAQLSEAGVEDVLVVGHTDSMGSDSYNQELSEARAAAVVTALEPRLPGVTLTAEGRGESEPVAEERTETGADDPEGRALNRRVTISPAG, from the coding sequence GTGAGCCGGCCCGCTCGGCGCCACCGCTCCGGTCCGGTCGGCGCCGCCGCCGGAGCGACCGGCCTCCTCGGTGTCCTCCTGCTCGGTCAGGGTGCGGTCGCCGCCACCTCGCCCGAGGTGGCGCCCCTGGTGGCCCGACCACCCGCCGTCGCCTCCGGCGACGGGGTGATCGCCTCGGTCGACGCGGCCGCCGTCACGGTGGACGGCGTCATCGCCGAGGTCGTGCCGCGCACCTCTTCGGAGGACGGCGCCCTCGAGCAGGAGGGCACGAGCGACTTCACGCTCGCGGGCGACGTCTACTTCGCCTTCGACTCCGCCGACCTCGCCCCGCGGGCCGCGGGCGACCTCGCGGCCGTCGCGGCGCAGCTGAGCGAGGCGGGGGTCGAGGACGTCCTCGTCGTCGGGCACACCGACTCCATGGGCTCCGACTCCTACAACCAGGAGCTGAGCGAGGCGCGGGCCGCCGCCGTGGTCACGGCGCTCGAGCCTCGGCTGCCGGGCGTCACGCTCACCGCCGAGGGACGCGGGGAGTCCGAGCCCGTCGCGGAGGAGCGGACGGAGACCGGTGCGGACGACCCGGAGGGGCGCGCGCTCAACCGTCGCGTCACCATCAGCCCGGCGGGGTAG
- a CDS encoding HNH endonuclease, translating to MAREYGVEYPERPLMAVLSDLLGIRHFSTSNGGTVRSDFLGAVLEALAGDARTVVGKDALLVACIEAATRQDFDPRLRSPGDTVTNAALQAMVDGILEHGVPGRLDARGPVDNPTEGSDVEAGVTFDPGLVGDQRDRRLAEQAAREGQDRFRTAVLDAYGQVCAITGTDAVRALEAAHITPYRGPATSVVPNGICLRADVHRLWDGAQLAVDENTFTVLLGSAARASTYGELHGARVRTPRLRRDRPSPLALRSHREWCGL from the coding sequence ATGGCGAGGGAGTACGGCGTCGAGTATCCCGAGCGGCCGCTGATGGCCGTCCTGTCCGACCTTCTCGGAATACGGCACTTCAGCACCAGCAACGGCGGCACCGTCCGCAGCGACTTCCTGGGCGCGGTGCTGGAGGCGCTCGCGGGGGACGCGCGGACCGTCGTCGGGAAGGACGCACTGCTGGTCGCATGCATCGAGGCGGCGACGAGGCAAGACTTCGACCCACGTCTGCGCAGCCCAGGTGACACCGTCACCAACGCGGCACTCCAGGCGATGGTCGACGGCATTCTCGAGCACGGCGTCCCGGGGCGGCTCGACGCGCGCGGACCTGTGGACAACCCGACGGAGGGGTCTGATGTCGAGGCGGGCGTCACCTTCGACCCGGGCCTCGTCGGTGACCAGCGCGACCGACGCCTCGCGGAGCAGGCCGCACGCGAGGGCCAGGACCGTTTCCGGACGGCAGTCCTGGACGCGTACGGGCAGGTCTGCGCCATCACGGGGACGGACGCGGTGCGTGCGCTCGAGGCAGCCCACATAACGCCGTACCGAGGTCCCGCGACGAGCGTCGTACCGAACGGGATATGCCTGCGTGCAGACGTCCACAGGCTCTGGGACGGCGCGCAGCTCGCGGTGGACGAGAACACGTTCACGGTCCTGCTGGGGTCTGCGGCTCGTGCATCGACGTACGGGGAGCTGCACGGGGCGCGGGTCCGGACTCCCCGCCTGCGCCGCGACCGCCCTTCACCGCTCGCCCTCAGGAGCCACCGCGAGTGGTGCGGCCTCTAG
- a CDS encoding YndJ family transporter translates to MSPATGDPAAVAVALVVALGAVVLLPLGLRLLTAPGLAPLARVWPLLGLAAAAAPWLPRGAVAVALASAYLTATLALAGCGLTRALTWWRRGRPGPLTTEVAVLTALGTPSAGALALVAERAGVELFGFDLAVLALTAPHLHYAGFVAALVAALVHAEVGASRWARFGAWTVPVGTLLVLGGYFVGDAAELVGTVVLTAGTWAVAALVLSRLDALAPRRGAVRTALVGSVALLPVTMLLALGWAVTRVADLPWLSVEAMVLTHGLGNALGLGLCGVLAWYALRRTAAPL, encoded by the coding sequence GTGAGCCCCGCGACCGGCGACCCGGCCGCGGTGGCGGTCGCGCTCGTCGTCGCGCTCGGCGCGGTCGTCCTGCTGCCGCTGGGGCTACGGCTGCTCACCGCGCCCGGCCTCGCGCCGCTGGCCCGGGTGTGGCCGCTGCTGGGCCTCGCCGCCGCGGCCGCGCCGTGGCTGCCCCGCGGAGCCGTCGCGGTGGCGCTGGCGTCGGCCTACCTCACCGCGACCCTCGCGCTCGCCGGCTGCGGCCTGACCCGCGCGCTCACGTGGTGGCGCCGCGGTCGACCCGGGCCGCTCACCACCGAGGTGGCCGTCCTCACCGCGCTCGGCACCCCGAGCGCCGGGGCGCTCGCCCTGGTCGCCGAGCGGGCGGGCGTCGAGCTCTTCGGCTTCGACCTCGCCGTGCTCGCCCTCACCGCGCCGCACCTGCACTACGCCGGGTTCGTCGCCGCCCTCGTCGCCGCCCTCGTGCACGCCGAGGTGGGCGCGTCGCGCTGGGCGCGGTTCGGGGCGTGGACCGTGCCGGTCGGCACGCTGCTCGTGCTCGGCGGGTACTTCGTCGGTGACGCCGCGGAGCTCGTCGGCACGGTGGTGCTGACGGCCGGCACGTGGGCGGTCGCAGCGCTCGTGCTGTCGCGGCTGGACGCACTGGCGCCCCGGCGCGGCGCCGTCCGGACCGCCCTCGTCGGGTCCGTCGCCCTCCTGCCCGTCACCATGCTCCTCGCCCTCGGCTGGGCGGTGACCCGTGTGGCGGACCTGCCGTGGCTCTCGGTCGAGGCGATGGTCCTCACGCACGGGCTCGGCAACGCGCTCGGCCTGGGGTTGTGCGGTGTCCTCGCGTGGTACGCCCTGCGGCGGACGGCGGCCCCGCTGTGA
- a CDS encoding DUF3662 and FHA domain-containing protein, translating to MGLLDRFEKGVERAVSSVFARTFKSKVQPVEIASALRRELDDRAAVLGRGRTLVPNAFTVTLSGEDHDRLAEWEDALSDELAAAVMEHADKQRYAFVGPVTVVLDRDEDLEVGLFDVGSQTVKGAVAPATSRTSTAGRPVIEVDGRAYVLTGPVTTVGRGSDADIVLDDTGVSRRHAELRVEPGAGRTVLSVLDLGSTNGTYVSAAGDPDGSEQQVGHQALEVGDTVHVGRTRIVVRDAG from the coding sequence GTGGGTCTGCTCGACCGTTTCGAGAAGGGCGTGGAGCGCGCCGTGAGCAGCGTCTTCGCCCGCACCTTCAAGTCGAAGGTGCAGCCGGTGGAGATCGCCTCCGCGCTGCGCCGCGAGCTCGACGACCGGGCCGCCGTCCTCGGCCGCGGCCGCACGCTGGTGCCGAACGCGTTCACCGTCACGCTGTCCGGCGAGGACCACGACCGGCTCGCCGAGTGGGAGGACGCGCTGTCCGACGAGCTCGCCGCCGCGGTCATGGAGCACGCCGACAAGCAGCGCTACGCCTTCGTCGGCCCCGTGACGGTCGTGCTCGACCGCGACGAGGACCTCGAGGTCGGCCTCTTCGACGTCGGCAGCCAGACGGTCAAGGGCGCGGTCGCGCCCGCGACGAGCCGCACGAGCACCGCCGGACGCCCCGTCATCGAGGTCGACGGACGCGCCTACGTGCTCACCGGCCCGGTCACGACGGTCGGGCGCGGCTCGGACGCCGACATCGTCCTCGACGACACCGGGGTGTCCCGCCGGCACGCCGAGTTGCGCGTGGAGCCCGGTGCGGGCCGCACCGTCCTGTCGGTCCTCGACCTCGGGTCGACGAACGGCACGTACGTGTCCGCGGCCGGCGACCCCGACGGCTCCGAGCAGCAGGTCGGGCACCAGGCCCTGGAGGTCGGCGACACCGTGCACGTCGGGCGCACGCGCATCGTCGTGCGGGACGCGGGGTGA
- a CDS encoding aldo/keto reductase produces MQRRRFGRTGFDGSVLVYGAAMLSDVDQDTADASVQEAFDAGITSFDTAASYGASEERLRPWADRLSSPDVFLATKVEERGYEAAWASIERSLARLGVDRVDLLQVHAVGETEVLDQVTGPRSATSGALGAVLRAQTEGLTRFVGITGHGHAAPAVHREALRRHDFDTVLSPWNHLLARRPDYAAEFHGLVADCEARDVGLRTIKTVSRRLWPDGAEHTYTTWYEPWDDPEHVDAAVAFALAEPGVAAIASPGDVRLLGATVRAVERAGTPAALDADDVDRVLSGAAGYASPFASALDGR; encoded by the coding sequence ATGCAGCGACGACGCTTCGGTCGCACCGGGTTCGACGGGTCCGTGCTCGTGTACGGCGCGGCGATGCTGTCCGACGTCGACCAGGACACCGCCGACGCCTCCGTGCAGGAGGCGTTCGACGCCGGCATCACGTCGTTCGACACGGCGGCGAGCTACGGCGCGTCCGAGGAGCGGCTGCGGCCGTGGGCGGACCGGCTCTCCTCGCCGGACGTCTTCCTCGCGACCAAGGTCGAGGAGCGCGGCTACGAGGCGGCGTGGGCGTCGATCGAGCGCTCGCTCGCCCGACTGGGAGTCGACCGGGTCGACCTGCTCCAGGTGCACGCCGTCGGCGAGACCGAGGTGCTCGACCAGGTGACGGGTCCGCGGTCGGCGACCTCGGGCGCGCTCGGGGCGGTGCTGCGGGCGCAGACGGAGGGGCTCACGCGCTTCGTCGGCATCACGGGCCACGGACACGCCGCGCCCGCCGTGCACCGTGAGGCGCTGCGACGCCACGACTTCGACACGGTCCTGTCGCCGTGGAACCACCTGCTGGCCCGACGCCCGGACTACGCCGCCGAGTTCCACGGCCTGGTCGCCGACTGCGAGGCCCGCGACGTGGGGCTGCGCACGATCAAGACCGTCTCGCGCCGGCTGTGGCCGGACGGCGCAGAGCACACGTACACCACCTGGTACGAGCCGTGGGACGACCCCGAGCACGTCGACGCGGCGGTCGCCTTCGCGCTCGCCGAGCCGGGGGTCGCCGCCATCGCCTCCCCCGGCGACGTGCGTCTGCTCGGCGCGACGGTCCGGGCGGTCGAGCGGGCCGGGACCCCGGCCGCGCTCGACGCCGACGACGTCGACCGGGTGCTGTCGGGTGCCGCCGGCTACGCCTCGCCGTTCGCCTCCGCGCTCGACGGACGGTGA
- a CDS encoding DUF389 domain-containing protein, with product MSAAGPRRTWRTTATDLVLPPQQRRSLDELSGDLDLSHGDASSKRSAFWTMLLLSAVIATAGVLSDSTATVIGAMIIAPLSTPIMGTALGIARIERRVMLRSLLTVALGVALVVGVGASSTLTLPDVYDLVGNSQVAGRTSPGLLDLVAALATGLAGAVGLARRDVAAVLPGVAIAISLVPPLAVVGVCLGQGRTDLALGAGLLFVSNLLALVLAGTLVFAALEVRRRAERRGRRRAWATIGGLLVVVTTVLAANTGLAVYLEVATARARTVAEEWAAPAAQTEVTDVQVVGTDLVVSVRTPADPPDLGDLVARLGEVGWLPALDVVVETTQGRRLEAGTVPLGVAATP from the coding sequence ATGAGCGCGGCGGGACCGCGACGCACGTGGCGGACCACGGCGACGGACCTCGTGCTGCCCCCGCAGCAGCGGCGCAGCCTCGACGAGCTGTCCGGCGACCTCGACCTGTCCCACGGCGACGCGAGCAGCAAGCGCTCGGCCTTCTGGACGATGCTCCTGCTGTCGGCCGTCATCGCGACGGCGGGCGTGCTCTCGGACTCCACGGCGACCGTCATCGGCGCCATGATCATCGCTCCTCTGTCGACGCCGATCATGGGCACGGCCCTCGGCATCGCCCGGATCGAGCGCCGCGTCATGCTGCGGTCGCTGCTCACCGTCGCTCTCGGCGTCGCACTCGTGGTCGGGGTCGGGGCCTCCTCGACCCTCACCCTGCCCGACGTCTACGACCTCGTCGGCAACAGCCAGGTGGCCGGGCGCACCTCACCCGGCCTGCTCGACCTCGTCGCCGCACTCGCGACCGGGCTCGCCGGCGCGGTGGGCCTGGCCCGGCGCGACGTGGCCGCCGTGCTGCCGGGCGTCGCCATCGCGATCTCGCTCGTGCCGCCGCTCGCGGTCGTCGGGGTGTGCCTCGGCCAGGGCCGTACCGACCTGGCCCTCGGCGCCGGGCTGCTGTTCGTGTCGAACCTGCTCGCGCTCGTGCTCGCGGGCACGCTCGTCTTCGCGGCGCTGGAGGTCCGCCGCCGCGCCGAGCGACGCGGCCGGCGCCGGGCGTGGGCGACCATCGGCGGCCTGCTCGTCGTGGTCACGACGGTGCTCGCGGCCAACACGGGGCTGGCGGTCTACCTCGAGGTCGCGACGGCACGAGCCCGGACGGTCGCCGAGGAGTGGGCGGCCCCGGCCGCGCAGACCGAGGTCACGGACGTGCAGGTCGTCGGCACGGACCTGGTCGTGAGCGTGCGCACCCCCGCCGACCCGCCGGACCTCGGGGACCTCGTGGCCCGGCTCGGCGAGGTCGGGTGGCTGCCGGCGCTCGACGTCGTCGTGGAGACGACGCAGGGCAGGCGGCTGGAGGCGGGGACGGTACCGCTGGGAGTTGCGGCCACCCCGTGA